The proteins below are encoded in one region of Rhododendron vialii isolate Sample 1 chromosome 7a, ASM3025357v1:
- the LOC131332617 gene encoding uncharacterized protein LOC131332617 — translation MKDRLKYLLLEFKDCFAWDYPDMPGLNRSLVEHKIPIKEDFVPYQQIPRQMTPEVQKEVKKEMERLFKAKFIRPVKYVEWISNIVPVIKKNGKVRICIDFRNLNTASPKDEYHMPVVDHLVDATAGHRFLSFMDGYSGYNQIFIAEEDTHKTAFRCPGYIGLFEWIVMAFGLKNAGATYQRTMNVIFHDLIGRFMEVYIDDIVVKSHTFDEHIDYLRQVLVRMRLYKLKMNAMKCAFGVTAGNFLGFLVHKKGIEVEKDKAKAIIEAQPPTNKQELQQFLGQVNFLRRFISNLSRKTLAFSPLLKLKSQKDFKWEGEYQKAFEFLKQSLVRPPVLMPPINGKPLKLYISAGHQSIGCLLAQDNENGHEQAIYYLSRRLNECEIKYKPIEKLCLTLYFSATKLRCYMLPSMVYVIAQTDIIKYMLTRPILRGKQGKWLLSLIEYDLQYMPQKAVKGQALADFITNHPNILIEKDEFEIHMVEIKPWKMSFDGSKTDRGVGAGVVFTSPKGEFLLFSFQLDENRILTNNQAEYEALIIGLEIAKELNIRYLNVAGDSQLVIRQITGEYKCNHPLLELQLQKVKILITYFDEVYLQHVYRLENSDANQMAQIASGIRIPEGQSEKLIKVQKRFLPFSIERDNNDFDIMEINLVDDWRVPIRKFLENPKEKIDRNIKQRAINYVIVGNDLFRKSSDEVLLLCIDKSQAMTVMGEVHEGTCGSHQSGEKMKWLLKRSGYYWPTIRKDCISYAKGCQKCQQYGPIQRVPAFPLQSIVKPWPFRGWAIDMIGEIVPHSSQQHEYVMVATDYFTKWTEAIPLKNVAQKQVIDFIEEHIFCRFGIPETITVDQASVFNGHEAYRTSKRESTRATPYELVYGQATVLPVEVNIISHRVAKHYSPNNMDFEEAMYQELDGLEESRIDALNNIQAQKRNLERVYNKRVHEKSFAEGDLVWKAILPLDKKKKGYFGKWSPNWEGPFRVLKVLRGGAYQLESILGNVHERTINGKYLKAYFPSPWELIDE, via the exons ATGAAGGATCGTTTGAAGTACTTGTTGTTAGAATTCAAGGATTGCTTTGCTTGGGATTATCCTGATATGCCTGGTCTGAATAGATCACTAGTTGAACATAAAATTCCTATTAAAGAGGACTTTGTCCCATATCAACAGATTCCAAGACAGATGACACCTGAAGTtcaaaaagaagtaaagaaagaaatggaacgatTATTTAAGGCCAAATTTATTAGGCCTGTTAAGTATGTCGAATggatttcaaatattgttcctGTAATCAAGAAAAATGGGAAGGTTAGAATATGCATTGATTTTAGGAATTTGAATACGGCATCACCAAAAGATGAGTATCACATGCCTGTTGTAGACCATCTAGTGGATGCAACCGCAGGCCATCGATTTCTTTCCTTTATGGATGGTTATTCTGGATATAACCAAATATTCATTGCAGAGGAAGATACACACAAAACTGCATTTAGATGTCCAGGATATATTGGACTATTTGAATGGATTGTTATGGCGTTTGGATTAAAGAATGCAGGAGCAACTTATCAAAGAACAATGAATGTGATTTTTCATGACCTAATTGGAAGGTTTATGGaagtttatattgatgatatagTGGTAAAATCACATACATTTGATGAGCATATAGACTATTTAAGACAAGTCTTGGTGAGAATGAGACTATATAAGCTgaaaatgaatgcaatgaaatGTGCTTTTGGAGTTACTgctggaaattttttgggatttctgGTTCATAAGAAAGGGATTGAGGTTGAAAAAGATAAAGCAAAAGCTATAATAGAAGCACAGCCTCCAACAAACAAACAGGAACTCCAACAGTTTCTAGGACAGGTAAACTTTCTTAGGCGATTTATTTCCAATTTGTCTAGAAAAACTCTTGCTTTTTCCCCACTCTTAAAGTTAAAATCTCAGAAAGATTTTAAATGGGAAGGAGAATATCAGAAGgcatttgagtttttaaagcaATCGTTGGTAAGGCCTCCTGTTTTGATGCCACCAATAAATGGAAAACCTTTAAAATTATACATCTCAGCAGGACACCAGTcgattggttgtcttttggctcaagataatgaaaatggaCATGAACAAGCCATATATTATCTTAGTAGGAGATTAAATGAATGCGAGATAAAATACAAGCCTATTGAGAAGCTATGCTTGACATTATACTTTTCTGCCACCAAGCTAAGATGTTACATGTTACCATCGATGGTATATGTGATTGCACAAACGGACATCATCAAATATATGTTAACAAGGCCCATATTAAGAGGTAAACAAGGAAAATGGTTATTATCTTTAATAGAGTATGATTTACAGTATatgcctcaaaaggcagtaaaagggCAAGCTTTAGCTGACTTCATAACTAATCATCCTAACATATTAATAGAAAAGGATGAATTTGAGATACATATGGTTGAAATAAAACCATGGAAGATGTCATTCGATGGCTCCAAGACTGACAGAGGAGTTGGAGCAGGTGTAGTTTTTACATCCCCAAAAGGAGAATTCTTACtgttttcttttcagttagATGAAAACAGGATTCtgaccaataatcaagctgagtatgaagctTTAATTATTGGATTAGAGattgcaaaagaattgaatattaGGTATTTAAATGTCGCAGGAGATTCACAATTGGTAATTCGACAGATAACAGGTGAATATAAGTGCAATCATCCTTTATTAGAATTACAATTACAGAAAGTTAAAATTCTAATAACATATTTTGATGAAGTGTATTTACAACATGTTTATAGATTGGAGAATAGTGATGCTAATCAGATGGCACAAATTGCTTCTGGAATTAGGATTCCAGAAGGGCaaagtgaaaaattaataaaggtCCAAAAGAGATTCTTGCCTTTCTCTATTGAAAGAGATAACAATGATTTTGATATTATGGAAATAAATCTGGTTGATGATTGGAGGGTTCCAATAAGAAAATTTCTAGAAAacccaaaagagaaaatagataGAAATATAAAGCAAAGGGCCATAAACTATGTTATAGTAGGCAATGATTTATTCAGAAAATCTTCAGATGAAGTATTATTGTTGTGTATTGATAAATCCCAAGCAATGACGGTTATGGGTGAAgttcatgagggaacttgtggtTCTCACCAGtctggagagaaaatgaaatggttacTCAAAAGATCTGGCTATTATTGGCCAACAATAAGAAAAGATTGTATCTCATATGCTAAGGGATGTCAGAAGTGTCAGCAATATGGACCTATTCAAAGGGTTCCAGCTTTTCCTTTACAGTCAATTGTTAAACCATGGCCTTTCAGGGGATGGGCAATTGATATGATTGGAGAAATAGTTCCTCATTCTTCTCAACAGCATGAGTATGTAATGGTGGCTAcggattattttacaaaatggacagaaGCTATCCCATTGAAGAATGTAGCACAGAAACAAGTAATTGATTTCATTGAGGAGCATATTTTCTGTCGATTTGGTATTCCTGAGACAATTACAGTTGACCAAGCATCTGTGTTCAATGGTCATGAG GCCTATAGGACTTCAAAAAGGGAGAGCACCAGGGCTACACCATATGAGTTAGTATATGGCCAAGCCACAGTTTTACCCGTCGAAGTTAATATTATATCTCACAGAGTGGCTAAGCATTATAGCCCAAACAAtatggattttgaggaagcaaTGTATCAAGAATTAGATGgactggaagaatccagaattgATGCTTTAAACAACATACAAGCACAGAAAAGGAATTTAGAAAGAGTCTACAATAAAAGAGTCCATGAGAAATCATTTGCAGAAGGTGATTTGGTTTGGAAAGCAATTTTGCCtttagataagaaaaagaaagggtacTTTGGTAAATGGTCCCCAAATTGGGAGGGACCATTTCGTGTGTTAAAAGTTCTAAGAGGAGGTGCTTATCAGTTAGAATCTATTCTTGGAAATGTCCATGAAAGAACAATCAATGGAAAGTATTTAAAGGCATATTTTCCATCCCCTTGGGAGTTAATTGACGAATGA
- the LOC131334796 gene encoding putative disease resistance RPP13-like protein 1, translating to MGGVGKTTLAQAVYNDETVGEHFEMKAWVCVSEVFDIVGVTKTILESVTSETCHFNTLDQVQNQLKKALAGKKFLIVLDDVWNEKHGDWTSLKSPFNDGASGSKVIVTTRNRDVALMMAGIDKFHPLKELSEDDCWSVFAQHAFENRSIDESPNLVSIGRKIVEKCEGLPLAARTLGGLLQCKVKDDEWEEVLNSKMWELSDKKSDILPALRLSYYHLPSHLKKCFGYCSILPKDYEFEEKELVFWWMAEGLIHKPTGQKQMEDLGCDYFRELSSRSFFQPSSHGEVPLFVMHDLINDLAQFVARRICFRMEEKLENNEGDTIITKARHSSYTRGYRDGLKKFEIFQKAKNLRSFLPFGLRDRGTNQSTSYLTSDVPLQLLPHLRCLRVLSLSRYQICELSSSIGDLKHVRFLDLSCALISTLPESVSTLYNLQTLILRNCRNLSKLPANMGNLINLRHLDVTGADSLQEMPPKIGKLISLLTLSNFIVRQGSGSTINELGSLIQLRGTLCISGLENVENAMDARRANLKDKQHLDVLLMKWSNISDNSRNTSVDLEVLDMLRPHEKLKELTINGYNGLTFSIWVGNSLFSKMVNLKFQNCDK from the coding sequence ATGGGTGGCGTCGGCAAGACCACCCTTGCTCAGGCTGTCTACAATGACGAAACGGTGGGAGAACATTTTGAGATGAAAGCATGGGTTTGTGTATCTGAAGTGTTTGATATTGTGGGTGTGACCAAAACGATTCTGGAGTCTGTAACTTCCGAGACTTGCCATTTTAACACACTGGATCAAGTTCAAAATCAACTAAAGAAGGCTTTGGCCGGAAAGAAGTTCTTGATTGTTCTAGATGATGTCTGGAATGAAAAGCATGGTGATTGGACAAGTTTAAAGAGTCCCTTTAATGATGGAGCCTCAGGAAGTAAGGTAATAGTAACAACACGTAATAGGGATGTCGCATTAATGATGGCAGGAATCGATAAGTTTCATCCCTTGAAGGAACTATCAGAGGATGATTGTTGGTCCGTGTTTGCACAACATGCATTTGAGAATAGAAGTATCGACGAAAGTCCAAATTTGGTTTCAATTGGTCGAAAGATTGTGGAAAAATGCGAAGGGTTGCCTTTGGCTGCGAGGACACTTGGTGGCCTTCTACAATGTAAAGTCAAAGATGATGAGTGGGAAGAAGTATTGAATAGTAAGATGTGGGAGTTATCAGACAAGAAAAGTGACATTCTTCCCGCTTTGAGATTAAGCTACTATCACCTCCCTTCACATTTGAAGAAATGTTTTGGATATTGTTCCATACTACCTAAGGATTACGAATTTGAGGAAAAGGAATTAGTTTTCTGGTGGATGGCGGAAGGCTTAATTCATAAACCAACGGGACAAAAGCAAATGGAAGATCTTGGATGTGATTACTTTCGTGAATTGTCATCGAGGTCATTTTTTCAACCGTCAAGCCATGGTGAAGTCCCACTATTTGTTATGCATGACCTCATCAATGATTTGGCTCAATTTGTAGCAAGACGAATTTGTTTTAGGATGGAGGAGAAGCTTGAAAACAATGAGGGGGACACAATTATCACTAAGGCTCGCCATTCATCCTACACACGTGGCTATCGAGATGGCTTAAAAAAGTTTGAGATcttccaaaaagccaaaaatctgCGATCTTTTTTACCATTTGGATTGAGAGATCGAGGTACCAACCAGTCAACCTCCTACTTGACCAGCGATGTTCCCCTCCAATTGTTGCCACATCTTAGATGCTTACGCGTGCTTAGTTTGAGTAGATATCAAATCTGTGAACTTTCAAGTTCGATTGGAGATTTGAAACATGTGAGGTTCCTTGACCTTTCGTGTGCCTTGATTTCTACATTACCAGAATCAGTAAGCACTCTCTATAACCTACAAACACTAATATTGAGAAATTGTAGAAATCTTAGCAAGTTGCCTGCAAATATGGGTAACCTTATAAACTTGAGGCATTTGGATGTTACTGGTGCAGATTCCTTACAAGAAATGCCACCAAAAATTGGTAAATTGATAAGTCTCCTAACATTATCAAACTTCATCGTCAGACAAGGTAGTGGGTCTACCATCAATGAGTTGGGCAGCTTGATTCAACTTAGAGGGACACTTTGCATATCAGGGTTGGAGAATGTGGAGAATGCTATGGATGCTAGGAGGGCCAACTTGAAGGATAAACAACATTTAGATGTGCTCTTGATGAAATGGAGTAACATCTCAGATAATTCTCGCAATACAAGTGTTGATTTAGAAGTGCTTGACATGCTAAGACCTCACGAGAAGTTAAAAGAGCTTACCATTAATGGTTACAATGGCTTAACATTTTCAATTTGGGTTGGAAATTCTTTGTTCTCTAAGATGGTCAACTTGAAGTTCCAAAATTGTGACAAATGA
- the LOC131334793 gene encoding putative disease resistance RPP13-like protein 1, with protein MVIGQIFLTAFIQVLFEKLASRDLWNFGRRERIHTLLTKWKKMLEQIEAVLADAEHKQMTNQEGIRLWLEDLEDLAYDLDDVLDEFATEALRRKVTEEPRASNSKVRALVPTCCTSFNPRNLAYGFRVRSQIDEITTRLQDLLERRMGLGLQNAVVGPSTKAPQRPHTSSLIHEPCLYGRDGDKRALIELLLSDQSSNGNVGVVPIVGMGGVGKTTLAQMVYNDETVKKHFEIKVWVCVSEVFEIEDVTKKILESITSRTCDFKALNQVQEQLKEALVGRKFLIVLDDVWNKNYGDWTSLKSPFNDGALGSKVIVTTRNRGVALMMAGTDKYHCLKELSEDDCWSVFVQHAFENRSIDNSPNLVSLGRKIVKKCGGLPLAARTLGGLLRCKLRDEEWEEVLNSKLWELLDEESDILPALRLSYYHLPSHLKKCFGYCSVLPKDYKFEEKELVFWWMAEGLIQKPREQKQMEDLGCEYFRELLSRSFFQQSSQGEVSLFVMHDLINDLAQFITRRICYRMEKKLENNEGVKNITKARHSSYTRGYRDGIKKFEIFQKAKNLRSFLPFGWRDGGTNQSISFLTSYVPLDLLPRLRRLRVLSLRRYRICEVSSLIGDLKHVRFLDLSCALIVTLPESIGTLYNLQTLILRDCKNLSKLPASTSNLINLRHLDVTGAYSLKEMPPKIGKLTCLQTLSNFIVSQGDGSMTKELGNLIHLRGTLYILGLENVVDALDAMRANLKDKQGLDVLLMKWSNISNNSRIESVESEVLEMLRPHKKLKELTINGYRGLTFPTWVGNSLFSNMVCLKFQHCEKCIYLPPLGQLTSLTKLHIQGMKAIKNVGLEFHGLGCTNSFPALEILTFEDMPEWEGWSPFRVKEGAQAFARLLELSIKRCPKLLQKLPSNLPCLRKLDIHECPLLLVGWVPSPTKLNDVRNTLHFDSLISLSLTNISLLNSLRNPKVGDEVVLENETYSHLSSLTSLRIDNVQGLEILPNCFFHGLTGLQELSLSSCKELTSLWKNEVGQQQYHLPAFRRFLVKRCTQLISFFEEEEVEEEGLQLHEELPYLMMLEYLKIEGCGKLEKLPRGLHNIEYLQELIIHGCPCLISFPKTGLPSTLRTLEINYCDALSSLPELVMLNNLEKLMVSSCPSLTYLCCSGNGLPPALKDLYISSCGNLECIIAEEGMKINCPSLESVVIWDCESLKSLPDVMPNNNGGCLSNLSKLHITECDNVESVPEGWFTATKLRVLCVRNGKKLKGPPYHAYNNFTCLQDLRVNSCTAAATGLVSYLLKEESSFSCSHYFTNLTCLSLWNVDMEGKPPSEWGLHILSSLRQLYLVHYGWASFPPEEDEGMMLWLPPSLIKLTIGFFTNLEKLSCKECHNMSSLEQLDILTCPKLTTITELGQLPSLSELSIWDCPNLASFSAEEQQLRLPPSLLHFWINECPILKQRCEKGKGKFWSLIAHIPQVDIDHRFVFDPSS; from the coding sequence ATGGTTATTGGGCAAATCTTTCTCACCGCTTTCATCCAAGTGTTGTTCGAGAAGTTGGCTTCCCGCGATCTATGGAACTTCGGGAGGAGAGAACGGATTCATACTCTGCTAACGAAATGGAAGAAAATGCTGGAACAAATCGAGGCGGTGCTTGCGGATGCCGAGCACAAGCAAATGACGAATCAAGAGGGTATCAGATTGTGGCTGGAGGATCTCGAGGACTTGGCTTATGATCTTGATGATGTACTGGACGAGTTCGCAACTGAAGCTTTGCGCCGGAAGGTAACAGAAGAGCCTCGAGCTAGCAACAGCAAGGTACGTGCCCTCGTACCTACTTGTTGTACAAGTTTCAATCCAAGAAATCTTGCATATGGTTTTAGGGTGAGGTCTCAGATAGATGAGATCACTACTAGGTTGCAAGATCTTCTTGAACGTAGAATGGGGCTTGGCTTGCAAAATGCTGTTGTCGGGCCGTCTACCAAAGCTCCACAAAGGCCACACACTTCATCTTTGATTCATGAACCTTGTCTGTATGGTAGGGATGGGGATAAAAGAGCGTTGATAGAGTTGCTCCTAAGCGATCAATCGAGCAATGGAAACGTTGGTGTAGTTCCAATTGTGGGGATGGGTGGGGTCGGTAAGACCACCCTTGCTCAGATGGTCTACAATGATGAGACGGTGAAGAAGCATTTTGAGATAAAAGTGTGGGTTTGTGTTTCTGAAGTGTTTGAGATTGAGGACGTGACGAAAAAAATTCTCGAGTCTATTACTTCTCGCACTTGCGATTTTAAAGCCTTGAATCAAGTCCAAGAGCAGTTGAAAGAAGCTTTGGTTGGGAGGAAGTTTTTGATTGTCCTAGATGACGTCTGGAACAAAAACTACGGTGATTGGACAAGTTTAAAGAGTCCTTTTAATGATGGAGCCTTAGGAAGTAAAGTCATAGTAACGACACGTAATAGGGGTGTTGCATTGATGATGGCCGGAACCGATAAATATCATTGCCTGAAGGAACTATCAGAGGATGATTGTTGGTCGGTGTTTGTACAACATGCATTTGAGAATAGAAGTATCGACAATAGTCCAAATTTGGTTTCACTTGGTCgaaaaattgtgaaaaaatgtGGAGGATTGCCTTTGGCTGCGAGGACACTCGGTGGCCTTCTACGGTGTAAATTGAGAGATGAGGAATGGGAAGAAGTATTGAATAGTAAGCTATGGGAGTTATTGGACGAGGAAAGTGACATTCTTCCAGCTTTGAGATTAAGCTACTATCACCTCCCTTCGCATTTGAAGAAGTGTTTTGGATATTGTTCTGTACTACCCAAGGATTACAAATTTGAGGAGAAGGAACTAGTTTTTTGGTGGATGGCAGAAGGCTTAATTCAGAAGCCAAGGGAACAAAAGCAAATGGAAGATCTTGGATGTGAGTACTTTCGTGAATTGTTATCAAGGTCATTTTTTCAACAATCAAGCCAAGGCGAAGTCTCTCTATTTGTTATGCATGACCTCATAAACGATTTGGCTCAATTTATCACAAGAAGAATTTGTtataggatggagaagaagctTGAAAACAACGAGGGGGTTAAAAATATCACTAAGGCTCGTCATTCATCCTATACACGTGGCTATCGAGATGGTATAAAAAAGTTTGAGATcttccaaaaagccaaaaatctgCGGTCTTTTTTACCATTTGGGTGGAGAGATGGAGGTACAAACCAATCAATTTCCTTCTTGACCAGTTATGTTCCCCTCGATTTATTGCCGCGTCTTAGACGTTTACGAGTTCTTAGTTTGAGAAGATATCGAATTTGTGAAGTTTCGAGTTTGATTGGAGATTTGAAACATGTGAGGTTCCTTGACCTTTCATGTGCCTTGATTGTCACATTACCGGAATCAATAGGCACTCTCTATAACCTACAAACactaattttgagagattgtaaAAATCTAAGTAAGTTGCCTGCAAGTACGAGTAACCTTATTAACTTGCGCCACCTCGATGTTACTGGTGCATATTCCTTAAAAGAAATGCCACCAAAAATAGGTAAATTGACATGTCTCCAAACATTATCGAACTTCATTGTTAGCCAAGGCGATGGGTCTATGACAAAGGAGTTGGGAAACTTGATTCATCTTAGAGGGACACTTTACATATTAGGGTTGGAGAATGTGGTGGATGCTTTGGATGCCATGAGGGCCAACTTGAAGGATAAACAAGGCTTAGATGTGCTGTTGATGAAATGGAGTAACATCTCAAATAATTCTCGCATTGAAAGTGTCGAATCAGAAGTGCTTGAAATGCTAAGACCTCACAAGAAGTTAAAAGAGCTTACCATTAACGGCTACCGTGGTCTTACATTTCCAACTTGGGTAGGAAATTCTTTGTTCTCCAACATGGTTTGCTTGAAGTTCCAACATTGTGAAAAATGTATTTATTTGCCTCCTTTGGGTCAATTAACCTCACTTACAAAACTTCACATACAAGGGATGAAGGCAATTAAGAACGTTGGACTTGAGTTCCATGGGTTGGGCTGCACAAATTCTTTCCCAGCTCTAGAGATTTTGACCTTTGAGGACATGCCCGAATGGGAAGGTTGGTCACCTTTCAGAGTCAAGGAGGGAGCTCAAGCATTTGCTCGCCTATTAGAGCTCTCCATTAAAAGGTGTCCCAAGCTTTTGCAAAAATTGCCTAGCAATCTTCCTTGCTTAAGAAAGCTGGATATTCATGAATGCCCGTTGTTGTTGGTTGGATGGGTTCCAAGCCCTACAAAGCTGAATGATGTGAGGAACACACTTCACTTTGATTCACTCATATCACTGTCTCTCACAAATATTTCACTTCTGAACTCCTTACGTAATCCAAAAGTAGGTGATGAAGTAGTGCTAGAAAATGAAACGTATAGCCATTTGAGCTCACTTACTTCCCTGAGAATCGATAATGTGCAAGGTCTCGAAATCCTACCGAATTGTTTTTTTCATGGGCTGACGGGACTccaagaactctctctctctagctgtAAAGAACTCACATCATTGTGGAAGAATGAAGTAGGACAACAACAATACCATCTTCCTGCGTTCCGACGTTTTCTAGTTAAACGGTGCACCCAACTTATTTCCTtctttgaagaagaagaagtggaggAGGAAGGGCTACAGCTGCATGAGGAGCTGCCTTACTTAATGATGTTGGAGTATTTGAAAATAGAAGGTTGTGGAAAGCTAGAGAAGCTGCCTCGGGGACTGCACAACATCGAGTATCTTCAGGAACTTATCATCCACGGTTGTCCATGTCTCATCTCTTTCCCAAAGACAGGTTTGCCATCTACTCTGAGAACACTGGAAATTAACTATTGTGACGCTCTGTCGTCCCTACCTGAGTTGGTGATGCTGAATAATCTCGAGAAATTGATGGTTTCGAGTTGTCCTTCGCTCACATACTTGTGTTGCTCTGGAAATGGGCTACCGCCCGCTCTCAAGGATTTATATATTAGTAGTTGTGGAAATCTAGAATGTATTATAGCAGAGGAGGGGATGAAAATCAATTGTCCAAGTCTTGAATCTGTTGTCATATGGGATTGTGAGAGCCTCAAATCCTTGCCAGATGTGATGCCAAATAATAATGGTGGATGTCTCAGTAATCTCAGTAAATTGCATATAACAGAATGTGATAATGTGGAGTCCGTTCCAGAAGGATGGTTCACCGCAACCAAATTGAGAGTATTGTGTGTCCGCAATGGCAAGAAACTCAAGGGTCCACCATACCATGCCTACAACAACTTCACTTGTCTTCAAGACCTGAGAGTAAATAGCTGCACTGCTGCGGCTACAGGACTCGTATCCTACCTTCTGAAGGAAGAGAGTTCCTTCTCCTGCTCCCACTACTTCACCAACCTCACTTGCCTTAGCCTGTGGAATGTCGACATGGAGGGTAAGCCCCCGTCTGAGTGGGGTTTGCACATATTGTCCTCTCTCAGACAACTCTACCTCGTGCATTATGGTTGGGCGTCATTTCCACCAGAAGAAGATGAGGGGATGATGCTGTGGTTGCCTCCTTCTCTGATCAAGTTGACCATCGGGTTTTTTACAAATTTGGAGAAGCTTTCTTGCAAGGAATGTCACAACATGTCCTCTCTCGAACAACTTGATATCTTGACGTGCCCCAAGCTCACGACCATTACAGAGCTAGGGCAGCTTCCCTCGCTTTCGGAACTGTCAATCTGGGATTGCCCCAACCTTGCATCATTTTCGGCGGAGGAGCAACAATTAAGGCTGCCTCCCTCGCTTTTGCATTTTTGGATCAATGAATGTCCGATACTGAAACAAAGGTGCGAAAAAGGGAAAGGCAAATTTTGGTCCCTCATTGCTCACATTCCTCAAGTCGATATTGACCACAGATTTGTGTTTGACCCAAGCAGCTAA